A genomic window from Neoarius graeffei isolate fNeoGra1 chromosome 5, fNeoGra1.pri, whole genome shotgun sequence includes:
- the has2 gene encoding hyaluronan synthase 2 produces MSSPSSCFKMKCVNLITYLRIIGTTLFGVSLLVGISTAYIMGYQFFTTTGNYLSFGLYGAILVIHLIIQSLFALLEHRNMRRSMETPIKLNKSLALCIAAYQEDPNYLRKCLISVKRLTYPNIKVIMVIDGNNEDDSYMMDIFRDIMGQEKAATYVWKNNYHQLGPDETEESYTESLQHVSQLVLNNKCVCIMQKWGGKREVMYTAFKALGKSVDYVQVCDSDTMLDPACSVEMAKVLEEDPMVGGVGGDVQILNKYESWVSFLSSVRYWMAFNIERACQSYFGCVQCISGPLGMYRNSLLHEFLEDWYNQTFMGSHCSFGDDRHLTNRVLSLGYATKYTARSKCLTETPITYLRWLNQQTRWSKSYFREWLYNSMWFHKHHLWMTYEAVITGFFPFFLIATAIQLFYHGRIWNILLFLLIVQAVALIKSSFASCLRGNIVMVFMSFYSVLYMSSLLPAKMFAIATINKSGWGTSGRKTIVTNFIGLIPISIWFTILFIGILYTIAQETRKPFPNSEKIVFIIGVIVYASYWAVFLTLYMVLIAKCGKRKKDQQYDMVLDV; encoded by the exons ATGAAATGTGTTAACCTCATCACCTACCTGAGGATTATTGGGACAACATTGTTTGGTGTCTCGCTGCTAGTGGGAATCTCTACTGCTTACATCATGGGCTATCAGTTCTTCACGACTACGGGCAATTACCTGTCCTTTGGTCTTTACGGAGCCATTTTGGTCATTCACCTCATCATCCAGAGTTTGTTTGCTCTGTTAGAACATAGAAACATGCGGCGGTCCATGGAGACACCAATCAAGCTTAACAAATCACTGGCACTTTGCATCGCTGCCTACCAGGAAGATCCCAATTACTTGAGAAAGTGTTTGATATCAGTTAAGAGGCTCACCTATCCAAACATCAAGGTCATTATGGTGATTGATGGGAATAATGAAGACGATAGTTACATGATGGACATCTTTCGGGACATAATGGGTCAGGAAAAGGCAGCCACCTATGTCTGGAAAAATAACTACCATCAATTAGGGCCGGACGAGACCGAGGAGTCATACACTGAGAGCCTGCAGCATGTCTCTCAGCTGGTGCTCAACAATAAGTGTGTATGCATAATGCAGAAGTGGGGAGGAAAGAGGGAAGTCATGTACACAGCCTTCAAAGCCCTGGGGAAAAGTGTTGACTATGTGCAG GTGTGTGACTCAGACACCATGCTGGATCCTGCCTGTTCAGTGGAGATGGCGAAGGTTCTAGAGGAAGACCCCATGGTGGGGGGAGTTGGAGGAGATGTACAG ATTCTGAACAAATATGAATCTTGGGTATCCTTCCTAAGCAGCGTGCGTTACTGGATGGCCTTTAACATTGAGCGAGCCTGCCAGTCCTACTTCGGCTGTGTGCAGTGTATCAGTGGCCCTTTGGGAATGTACAGGAACTCTCTGCTCCATGAGTTTCTGGAGGACTGGTACAATCAGACGTTCATGGGCAGCCACTGCAGTTTCGGTGATGATCGACATCTCACAAATCGCGTGCTAAGCCTTGGCTATGCTACTAAATATACAGCACGCTCCAAGTGCCTGACCGAGACTCCTATCACATACCTGCGCTGGCTCAACCAGCAGACACGCTGGAGCAAGTCATACTTCCGAGAGTGGCTCTACAACTCCATGTGGTTTCACAAGCACCATCTGTGGATGACCTATGAGGCTGTTATAACGGGTTTCTTCCCTTTCTTTCTTATAGCCACGGCCATCCAGCTCTTCTACCATGGTCGCATCTGGAACATTCTTCTCTTCCTACTGATTGTACAGGCTGTGGCGCTCATCAAGTCCTCATTTGCCAGCTGTTTGCGAGGCAACATCGTCATGGTCTTCATGTCTTTCTACTCAGTGTTATACATGTCCAGTCTTCTACCAGCAAAGATGTTTGCCATAGCCACGATAAACAAGTCTGGCTGGGGTACTTCGGGGAGGAAGACGATAGTCACGAATTTCATTGGCCTCATCCCCATCTCAATCTGGTTCACAATTCTATTTATCGGCATTCTGTATACCATCGCCCAAGAGACACGAAAGCCTTTTCCAAATTCTGAAAAAATAGTCTTCATAATAGGTGTAATAGTGTATGCCAGCTACTGGGCCGTgtttttgactttgtacatggttcttatagcaaagtgtggcaaaaggAAGAAAGATCAGCAGTACGACATGGTGCTCGATGTCTGA